In Saprospiraceae bacterium, the sequence TATCCGAATATAACCTCAGTTTGCTCAGCAATCAGACCAAGCAATACTGCTTCAGAACCACTGATCTGACGATCTGTACTATCTGCAGTTTCTGCATTTTTTTTCTCCTGAATCAAGGTAGACATATAATGATAATTTAAATGAAAGGAGATGAGTTTGTTTTAAAATTGATCTGTCACGCAACCTTCGCTGGCAGAAGAAACGGTCATGGCATATTTTTTAAGTATTCCACTGGTAGCTCTTAATGCTGGTTTGTCCCACAGACGCCTGCGATCAGCCAGTTGTGCTTCAGTCAAAAGCACATCCATCGTATTGTTGGCGATATCCAATTTGATAATATCGCCATTTTTTACCAGTGCTATATTGCCCCCATCCTGTGCTTCCGGAGTAACATGCCCGATCACAAAACCATGGGTACCTCCACTAAATCTGCCATCCGTGATCAGTGCCACTTTGTCGCCCAATCCTGCACCCATCAATGCACTCGTTGGTTTGAGCATTTCCGGCATGCCGGGTGCTCCTTTGGGACCACAATAGCGGATGACAATAACTTCACCAGCTTTGATCTTTTGATCTATAATTGCTTGATTAAGATCTTGTTCTGAATCGAATACGTGGGCAGGTCCTTCAAATAACTCACCTTCTTTGCCGGTGATTTTGGCCACTGCTCCGCCTTCTGCGAGGTTGCCGTATAATATTTGAAGATGACCTGTAGGTTTTATTGGATTGGACCAGGGTCTGATGATGTCTTGATCAATGGACAAACTTGGTACATCTTTTAAATTTTCCGCAATGGTTTTACCAGTGACAGTCATACAATCACCATGCAGTCTGCCTGCTTCCAACAACATTTTCATGACTGCAGGCGTGCCGCCTATCTCATGCAGATCCTGCATGACATACTTACCACTTGGCTTGAGGTCAGCCAGAAAAGGAGTTTTGTCACTGATTCGCTGAAAGTCATCAATGGTAAGATCTATTCCGGCTGCTTTGGCGATCGCGATCAGATGAAGTACCGCATTGGTCGACCCACCCAAGATCATGATCAGTGTCATCGCATTTTCAAAAGATTCGCAGGTGATGATATCACTTGGTCTCAGGTTATGACCGATCAAATAATCGATGGTGGTAGCTATGTCAGAAGCTTCTAATTTTTTAGAAGGAGAAGCAGCAGGATTGGACGAGTTAAATGGCAATGCCATGCCCATAGCCTCAATGGCGGAAGACATCGTGTTGGCAGTATACATTCCTCCACAAGCACCAAATGAAGGTACTGCACGGTGGATCACTTCCTGATATTCAGCTTCAGTAATATCTCCTTTCACTTTTTGGCCCAATGCTTCAAATGCCGAGACCACATCCAGCTTTTTGCCTTTATATATGCCAGGAGCTATCGTGCCCCCATACACTAAAAGCGATGGGCGATTAAGCCTGGCCATGGCCATCAATGCACCAGGCATGTTTTTATCACATCCTACGACGGTCACCAAACCATCATACCATTGTGCAGAAACTACGGTTTCTATGGAATCTGCTATGATGTCCCGCGAGGGTAGGGAATAGCGCATGCCATCTGTACCCATCGAGATTCCGTCGCTGACACCGATCGTATGAAAGACCAAACCTATTAAATCTTTTTTATTGATTTCATCCCTGATGTTGGCGGCCAACCCATTGAGGTGCATATTACAGGGATTCCCTTCCCAGCCTGTACTGGCTATGCCTATCTGGGGCTTTTTCATATCCCGATCAGAAAGCCCTATCGCATGAAGCATCGCTTGTGCGGCAGGCTGTGAGGGGTCTTGAGTGACATGTTTGCTGAATTTGTTGAGTTCCATTTTGAAGTTCTAGCTTGAATAAAGACCCAATATTGTCTTTATTATCAAAGTAACAAAATATCCCTCGATTATTTGGAACATCTTTTTAAGGATTTCTACGATGGCAAAAATGACCTTCGCTATAAGGTTGGACTGGCTATATGATTGATTTTGAGCAAGTAATCTGAGGTTGAACCTTGTTTGCAGCATTTAACGAATGAATATCACCAGGCCAATCCGGCATAAAAATCTCTCTAGCTTCAACTGCTACATTTGAATCCGATTTTTTGTTCATTGGGTTCGAAATTTTTCTTTTCAGGCCCAAGATAAAAAACCTAGCCTTATAAAAATTTATTACACATTAAACCTAAAGTGCATGATGTCCCCATCCTTGACTTCGTACTCTTTACCCTGGACCATCAATCTGCCGGCCTCTTTGACTGCCAACTCTGAACCGTATTTGGTGTAATCGTCATAGTTCATTACCTCGGCACGAATAAAACCTTTCTCAAAATCAGTATGGATCACTCCGGCTGCTTGCGGTGCCAAATCGCCTTTATGAATCGTCCAGGCCCTGACCTCTTTTTCTCCTACGGTAAAGTAAGTGATGAGATTGAGTAATTTGTAACAAGACCTAATCACTTTGTTTACTCCGGGCTCATCAAGGCCAATGGCTTCAATAAATTCTTTGCGTTCTTCTTTGGTATCCAGCTGAGCAATTTCAGCTTCTATCGCAGCACTGATCAATATCATTTCAGCCTGGGCATGTGGGCCGGCTATTTTATTTTCTGCATCAATGACTTGTTTGAGTGCATTAGTATACTTGTTTCCGGTATGGACGGACGGCTCATCTACATTGCAAACATAGACGATGGGTTTACCAGTCAATAGGAAAAGCTCATCTACCAGCGGTTGGTCCTTAGGTTCACAAGAAAAAAGCCTGGCAGCCTTGCCTAATTCAAGATGTTTTTTGAGCTCCAGGGCGATCTCTAGCTGTCTCGCTTCATCTTTATTCGAGCCCTTCGTTTGTTTTTTTAATCGCTCAATCCTTTTATCAAGTGTCTCCATGTCTTTAAATAAGAGCTCTATATCTATGATCTCTTTATCCCGGGCAGGGTCTATTGAGCCATCTACATGGATCACATTGTCATCTTCAAAACACCTGACCACATGCACGATAGCTTCTACCTCGCGAATGGTTGCCAAAAATTGATTGCCTAAGCCTTCACCCTGGCTTGCTCCCTTGATGAGCCCGGCTATGTCTACGATTTCAATGGTATTTGGGATCACTTTTTGGGGCTGAGCTATCCTGGCAAGCTCGTCTAACCTCGGATCCGGGACCATAATCATCCCTATATTAGGATCTTTAGTGGCAAAAGGGTAGTTGGCAGCGAGCGCTTTGCCGGAAGTCAGCGCGTTGAACAAAGTTGATTTGCCTACATTTGGTAAGCCGACGATTCCTCCTCTTAAGGGCATATTTTTACTTTTTTGAGGTGCAAATGTACATCTTACAACCCTGATTGAGCCCATATCTTATAAGTTTAGCCAGATCCTGCTAAAGTTTGAAGACAACTTTTTCAATATCTGAACGGTTTATATGTATGCAGGTTGATCCTGCTAGCCTCAAATTAAAATGGTTAAGAGCAGTGTATAATGTATGAATCACCTTTCTCATTTATTTTTAACAGGTAATGACCACCACCTCTTATTGGGCAATTTAATAGCCGATTTTATAAAACCAAATCAAATAACTCATCTTTCTTCTGATGTAGTGTCTGGTATAAAATTTCATCAATTTATTGATCTATCCATTGATACCAATGAGGTATTCAGATCATCAATCGGACTTTTGCGAAAAACTCAAGGCAAATATGCGCCTGTGGTGGCAGACATGTTTTACGATTATCTTTTAGTCGACCATTGGGCCGCTTACGCTGATAGGTCTTTTGACTTATTTAAATCTACGATGTATGAAAGTATCGAAGCTAACCTTCAAGAACTGGAAGATGAAATAATCATACGTAGGGTAAATCGAATGATATCCAATGATTTTTTATCATTGTATAAGTCAGCTGCCTTGATACCCACCACCTTTGGTTATTTGCAAAAGAGGGCAAGATTTCCGAATCATTTTGATCAGGCGGAGATTGATTTTAACAGGCTATATCCTGAGTTGGCAATACATTTTAATCTAGCCTTTCCAGAAATGGTCAAAAAAACTGAACATTATAGACTTAACCTTCAAAATTAAAGGAGATCGTCAACGCTCTGGACAGGATTTTTTCGAGCACAGACGACTCAGAGTTGTTACCATTATAAATCAGGATATTTCCCACTCCCTGGGAAAATTTGATCTCGGGAGAGAATATAAAATAAGGGAAAAAGAATTGCATGCCTGCCCCGATTTCGGCGGAAAAATCATGCGGGGTCAGTTTGATTAAACTAGCAAATTTTTTGGTGCGCGATTTATTGGAAATGTCATAAGAATATTTAATACCACCTACCAAAAAAACTTTCATGTCCTTATAGGGTAGGGAGGTAAATCTTATGTGGAGGGGTAGCTCCAGAAAGGTGGATTCTATACGACGATCGATCTCACTTACCCGGTCATTGTACCTAATATTTCGATTGGCAAAAGAAAAAGTAGGAATAAAACGAAAATCAAAGTGATCTCCAAATTTGGCATTGGTGATGATCCCAACAGAAAAACCCGGGTTTTTTAATGATTCAGTCACTAACAAACTGTCTTGCCTGATAAAATAATTTGACCGGTACAATTTATAGGTAGAATTATTAAGGCTTAAGGAAAGACCGAAATAATAGTTTTTCCCCAAAAACTGGCGATAATTATTACCTGAATATTTATCCTGTGCCTGGCAAAAGAATGCCATCCAGGCCAAAACAGAGACTAAAATTATTTTTCTGCGAGGTAAGCAGTACATATGCCGAGGGTAAATGGTTTGAGTTTGACGAATTTAAAGCCAGCTTCCTGGAGTTTAGTAGCAAATTCTGTACCGGAAGGGAAAGCATGCATAGATTCGTGCAAATAATGGTAGGCGTTGAAGTCCATGGAGAATAGTTTTCCGATCACTGGCAGTATATAACGTGAATACAAGAAAAATAATTGTTTCATTGGGAATCGCTCGATTCTGCTGAATTCAAGTACCAGAAATGGAGCTCCTGAGGTCAGTACACGATGTATTTCTTTGAGTCCGGCACCTAAATTTTCAAAATTGCGAACTCCAAAGGCAACTATAGCCCCATCGAAAGAGCCTGCTTCGAAAGGTAAAGCTTCTGAATCACCTTGAATAAACTCAATATTGGCTCTGTTCTTTTTTTTTGCTATTTCTAACATTTGCGCTGATAGGTCCAGTCCGACGATCCGATCCGGCTTTAAAATATCAGCTGCCATCAACGCAAAGTCCCCGGTACCGGTAGCTATATCCAGCAGATGATGTATTGGATACTCTTCGAGCATTTTGAGCGATTTTATTCGCCACGACACATCAATACCCAGCGAAAGAAACCGATTAAGAAAATCGTAGGTAGGTGCTATTCCATCAAACATTTCCCTGACCTGTTGCTTTTTGGATTGGTCATTGGAATAGGGCTTGATCATAGGACTTTAGTTAATTTTTGGTAAAAATACATTACTACTAGCCTGCTTAAAAACCTGGCTGAGCAGAATTAAATAAAATTACGACAATAAGCTCGTCAAGTTATTGATAATCATTCTATTATAAATAGTAATTTGTTTTTAGTATATTGATGATTTCTGATTAATTATTACTATTTTTGCGTTCCTTTTATAAAATTATATGGCAGTAGACAAGATTATATCTGTAAATATCGAAGAAGAGATGAAAACTGCCTACATCGATTATTCGATGTCGGTGATTATATCCAGAGCTTTGCCAGATGTGCGTGATGGACTGAAGCCGGTACAAAGAAGGATTTTGTACGCCATGTCCGATTTGGGATTGGACTACAACAAACCATTTAAAAAGACTGCTCGTATCGTCGGTGAAGTTTTAGGAAAATATCATCCTCATGGAGATTCATCTGTTTATGAAGCCATGGTCAGAATGGGCCAGCCCTGGTCCTTACGATATCCACTGGTAGACAAACAAGGCAATTATGGTAGTATGGATGGTGATGGTCCTGCGGCTATGCGATATACGGAGGGCAGACTGATCAGGATGAGTTCAGAGATGTTGGAAGATCTGGATAAAAACACGGTGGACTTTAGGCCCAATTTTGATGATTCTCTGGACGAACCATCTGTGCTGCCATCGAAAGTGCCCAACTTGCTTTTAAATGGTGCATCCGGTATCGCAGTTGGTATGGCGACTAATATGCCGCCCCATAATCTCACAGAAGTAGTCAATGGGATCATTGCCAGCCTCGATAATCCGGAAATCACTATCCCGGAATTAATGGAGTATGTCAAAGGCCCCGATTTTCCAACAGCCGGCATTATATATGGTACGGAAGGGATTAAGGATGCTTTTGAAACCGGCAGAGGACGCATCATTCTCCGTGGCAAAACCGAGATTGAGACAGTGCATGGTCATGAGGCGATTATTATCACTGAGATTCCTTACCAGCTTAGCAAATCAACCCTGATCGCCAAGATCAATGAGTTACGCATACAAGAGAAAATAGATGGCATCCATGATGTTAGAGATGAGTCCGCCCGTGACGAACTCAAAATGAGGCTGGTCGTATCCCTAAAAAAGGACGCTATCGCTCAGATCGTACTCAATCAACTGTACAAATACTCCCCTTTACAATCCTCTTTTGGTGTAAATAATATAGTGTTGGTCAATGGGCGTCCCCGGCTACTCAATCTAAAACAAATCATCCAGGAATTTATCAAGTTTAGGCTGGAAGTCATCGTACGCAGGACCAATTTTTTGCTTAAGAAAGCCCAGGACAGGTCCCATATCCTGGAAGGTTTGCTGATCGCGATAGATCACCTGGATGAAGTGATCAACCTGATCAGAGCCTCTGCTACCCCTGATGAAGCCAGGGACCAATTAATGGCTCGCTTTTCCTTGAGCGAGATCCAGGCCAAAGGCATACTGGCATTGACCCTTCGCCAATTAACCGGCCTGGAGCGTGCCAAGTTAAAGGACGAATATGACGAGCTGCAAAAAATGATCACCAGGTATCTTGAAATCCTGGGTGATGTCAATATTCAAAAGGAGATTATCAAAGAAGAATTATTAGAGATCGTATCAAGATATGGTGATGCCAGGCGGACCCAGATATCTATCAATGAAAGTGAGATCAATATCGAAGACATCATCCCTAATGAAGAAGTGGTCATCACGATATCTCACCTCGGTTATGTCAAACGGACCAAAGTCACCGAATACCGATCCCAGGGAAGGGGTGGCCGTGGTTCAAAAGGTAGCAGCACCCGGGATGAGGACTTTATAGAGCATCTTTTCACTGCTACTACGCATGCCTACATCTTATTATTTACCCAATTGGGCAAATGTTATTGGCTGAGAACATACGAAATACCAGAAGCCGCTAAAACAGGTACTGGTCGCGCTATTCAAAACATCATATCGCTGCCGCCCGAAGATAAAATCCGGGCATATATCTCAATCAAAGATCTGAATGACGAAACCTTTATCAATAATCATTATATCGTATTGTGTACCAAAAAAGGGGTCATTAAGAAGACATTATTGGAAGAATTCTCCCGTCCACGCACTTCTGGTATCAATGCCATCACCATCAATGAAGGAAATGAATTATTAGAAGCCCGATTGACCAATGGCGCTCATGAAATCATCATCGCCAATAAACAGGGTAGGGCCATCAGATTCAATGAGTCCAAGGTAAGATCTATGGGTAGAAATGCAGCCGGGGTCACAGGAATGGATCTGGCAGAAGAAAATGATGAAGTCATAGGCATGATTTGTGTAGATCCTGAAGATAAAAATATCACCATACTGGCCGTCTCTGAGTTGGGCAGTGGCAAAAGATCACTTTTAGAGGATTACAGGGTCACTAATCGGGGTGGTAAAGGAGTTAAAACCATCAATATTACTGACAAAACAGGGTCACTGGTGTCTGTAAAAGCGGTCACAGACAAGGACGATTTGATGATCACGACCAAACAAGGCATCACCATAAGAATGGAAATGGAGGCTTTGCGGGTGATGGGAAGAGCCACCCAGGGTGTCAGACTCATCAGACTAGATGATAATGACGAGATAGCAGATGTAGCTGTGTTGGCTCAGGAAGAGATACTTGAATTGGAAGAAAATGGTGCACTGATAGCCAATGATAGTCCTATTGATGATATCGCTGAAACGAACCTGGAAGCCGGAGATCACGAAGTGGATGAGTCAGCTTCAGAAGCTGATTTAGTAGATCCCACTGAATAAAATTCATTTGTTAACGAATTTTTTTTTAAATTTTAACTTTTTATAAACTTTGTAGATCGATTATCTTCGTCTAACATTTAAAATAAACAAAACCATAAAATGAAAAAATTCTTTTTGTTGACTTTACTTGCTCTAGTAAATTTCACCATAATTTATTCTCAGGAAGATCCTGAAAAAATGATTAAAAAAGCTGTCAAAGCGTTTAACACCTTCAATGTAGAACAAACAGCTAAAGGGGCATCCCTGGATGAAGCTAAAAGCATCATCGATCAGGTCTTTCAAGCAGAAGCGATGAAATCTAATGTGAGTGCCCAATTGGCCAAAGGCCAGATCTACGCTGGCTTCATTTCCAGAGATCAGACAGCCAAGCTTTTAAATCCGGCATATAAAAGTACGCTTGATTTTCCTGCCTCTTATATTGCATACCAGGCATATGCTGAAGCACTAAAGTTAGCACAGAAAAAATTTGAAAAAGCGGATGCCATCAAAGGCCTGCAAGGTCTCACCGGCGATCTGAATAACACCGGCAATGAATTGTACAATGTAGGCAACTATGAAGGTGCGTTTAATAATTTTGTTGCCTCCTTAGACATTCATGATAAATTGAAATCAGTCAGTGAAGTAAGCGTATTGGATAAACCTGAAGATTATAATAATCAGTTGTTTATCATCGCAGCCGCTGCTGTGAAAGCAAAGAAATATGCTGAAGCCAAAGTATACAATGACAAATTAATAGCTGCTGACTACCAGGATGGTGGAATCTATGAAAACCAATATGAGATCGCTTTAAATGCAGGTGACAACAAAGCGGCAGAAATGGCTTTGGAAGAAGGGCGCAAAAAGATGCCGGACGATGTAGGTTTAATGTTTAAGGAGATCAATCACTTCATTCGTTTAGGAAAATTAGAAGCCTTAGTTGAAAAATTAAAGGCTGCTATAACCAAAGAACCAAATAATGTGTCTTTATATACTACCCTTGGAAATGTATATGACAATTTGTACCAAAAAGATTCTATGATAATGGAAAACAAAAATGGCACTTATACCATTCTGGCTTCTATCATTAGCAATACCAACTATCAGAATGCAGAATCCTATTTTACGAAGGCCAGCGAATTGGATGCAACCAATGCTGATGCTCATTATGGACAAGGTGCATTCCATTATAATGTTGCTGCCAGGATGACGGCTATACTCAATAAATTGGCAGATGATTACTCAAAAGAGGGTACCAAAAAGTATGAAGCTATCAAAGTGGAAGTGTTCGGTATGTTTGACAAAAGTTTACCTTCATTTAATAAAGCTGAATCTTTAAATCCTAACGACAGAAACTGTCTGATCGCACTTAAAGAGATTTATGCCAGAAAAAATGAATTTGATTTGTCCAACGAATTCAAGAAAAGACTTGAAGTGCTGGAAGCTGGTGGAAAAAATGAGACCAGTTACAATAAAAACTAAAAATATTCTGAGCTATTCAGCAATACAAAAGGCGCAATCTAAAGTTGCGCCTTTTTTGTTCCATAGAGGGTTGCTTTTATTAAATATCTTATCCCAACTTATGGGTAAATTTGTGCTTAAATAGTGCATAGTTCATGAAAGAATCTGCTATCGGGATATTGATAAATCATCAGGAGCAAGGCTTGATTTGGGACAAGATCCAGGCAGGCAAAAGACTGTTACCTGCTGATGCGCTGTACTTATATGAAGAAGCTCCACTGGGTTTGACCGCTGCGATGGCAAACTGGGTCAGGGAGCAACGACATGAGGATAAAACCTATTTTAATCGTAACATTCATATAGAACCCACTAATGTATGTATTTATGATTGTAAATTTTGTTCCTATTCCAGGCTGATCAAAGAAAGGAATCAAGGCTGGGAGTATACTAAGGACCAAATGATGGATATTCTCAGGACTCAAAAAGATAAACCAATTACGGAAGTACATATCGTTGGGGGAGTGTTGCCACAATACGATTTGGATTTTTATATCGATTTATTTAAAAGTATCAAATTGGAGTACCCACATCTCCATATCAAATCACTGACGCCTGTAGAATTGTATTATATCTTCAAAAAGGCCAAAATATCCATTGAAGCAGGACTAACATCATTAAAATCTGCCGGTCTAGACTCACTACCTGGTGGCGGAGCAGAGATCTTTGACGATCATGTGAGAAACGAGATCTGTGCTGATAAATGCGGCACCGAAGATTGGCTCAAAATCCACAGCGCCTGGCATCAACTGGGAGGCCGGTCTAATGCAACCATCCTATACGGTCATATCGAGACTTATACTCATCGTATAGACCATATGGACCGGCTTAGAAGTTTACAAGACGAGACAGGTGGATTTCAAACCTATATTCCTTTAAAATTTAGAAACAAGGAGAATCAGATGTCTCATGTTCCCGAAGTGACCTCTTTGGAGGATATGAAGAATTATGCAGTGAGCAGGTTGTATCTGGACAATTTTGATCACATCAAGAGCTATTGGCCTATGCTGGGTAGAGATATGGCGCAATTATCTTTGTCCTATGGGGTAGATGATATCGACGGGACTATAGACGATACGACTAAAATTTACTCGATGGCAGGTGCTGAAGAACAAAACCCAGCTATGACTACAGAAGAGCTGGTTCAGCTCATCCAAAAAGCAGGCAGAAAGGCAGTAGAAAGAGATACCCTGTATAATGTCGTAAAAGAATGGAATGAACCGATTGCAGCCGGTCGACTTAGATCTTATTTTGCTTTACCTGTGATAGAAAATTAGATGCCTGAAAAGTACAAAGTAGCTATAGTCAATTACCTCAATACCAAACCATTTATTGAAGGCATTAGATCACATCCGATTTGCGATCTAATCGAATTAATAGAGTGTTCCCCGGCAAAGTGTGCCTCTTTATATTTAGAGCATGAGGTAGATATCTCTTTGGTTCCGGTGGGTGCTTTGATAGGCCAGCCTTTTGAGCGAATATCGGATTATGGCATTGCCAGTGATGGTCCGGTATCCAGTGTTTGTTTGTTTTCACAGGTGCCTTTGGAGGGAATTAAAACGATTTATCTGGACTACCAATCCCGGACCTCTGTGATGCTGGTGCGACTTTTAAGCCAGGAATACTGGCATATCCGACCAAATTTTGTCCAGGCAAGTGCAGGATATGAACAAAACCTGAGTGGTGCGGAAGCTGGTTTGATTATAGGTGATCGGGCATTGAAGGTCAAACATAAATATCCTTATGTATATGATCTGGGCGAGGCATGGCAATCAATGACTGGCTTGCCGTTTGTATATGCCGTTTGGTTGGCCAGGGAAGAAACGGATCTTGATTTCCTTAAGGCGTTTAACGAGGCTCTGAGTTCAGGCGTAGAGTCCATTCCGACCCAGGTATCTCAATGGAACGGGCCTGAGGGCTGTGACCTGGTCAATTACTTTGCTCAAAATATCCGCTATAAGTTAGACCCATCGTATGACGAAGGGTTGAAGACATTCCTAAGGCTCATCGAAGAAAAAGTGTTGAAAGGTGCCCCGGCTTACACGGAAGCCCTTTAATAATTCTTTTTGTCCAGGCGCATGCCCACCCTGAGGCTCACAAAGACTCCGGAATAGATATTTAAGGTGTTGGATGTCGTGGTCACAAAGAGGTCACTCCAATCCAGCCGTTGACTCAACTGGTAGCTCACAGAGGGAGATATCGTCAGCAAATTAGATAAGCCTATGTCGAGTCCGACACCGGCTCTGCCAAATAAGATCGTTTCGTTGACTGCGTTGATCGAGGTTTGTTTACTACTCAGCCTGCTCAGGGCTACACCAGGAGTAATATTGATGAATAGCCCTTTTTTTAAAAACTCTCCTTGTTTAGAAAAAGTAGGGCACGAACAATCATTGAAAAAATCAAGTGGATAAAATTGAACAGAGGGCACGAAATCTATCACAGACCAGTTGAGCACACCTTCAATATTCTGATCCAGATCCAGGCGCTCGTGGCCGTATTGAAAATGCACTGCAGGTAAAAACTCTAGCCGATAATTTTTCAACCTAAACCAATAGTCGACGCCCACCCCGGAGATGAAAGGAAATAATTTATTACCGGTCGAGATTTGTGCGATTCTATTCTTAGGAAAAGTACTTACCGCCTTAAAACCAAATTGACTATAACCCCGAAAACTGCAGAACACAGCGATGATGATAAAGATTCTGGACATAGAGCTCAAAGTATCAAACGGTAAAAAATATTAAGAATTGCCTTAGGTAAGCTTTACTTTTGTATAAATTTATTACAAGATAGTGAGATCAAAGGGCCATCAGCAAAATAAAGTGCATGTCATTACATTGGGGTGTTCAAAAAATACAGTCGATAGCGAAAATCTAATCACCCAACTGAGGCACAATCAGTATGATGTCGACCATGATGCCTCGGCTTCTGATGCCAATATAGTGATCATCAATACCTGTGGATTTATAGAAAATGCCAAAAAAGAATCAATCGATACGATTTTGCAGTATGCGGAGGCTAAAAACGAGGGCAAAGTAGACCGGCTATTGGTCACCGGCTGTCTATCTCAGCGATATAAAAATGAACTGCAGCAGGAGATCCCGGAAGTGGATGCCTGGTTTGGCACCATGGATATGCCGGCATTATTGGCTTCTTTGAAAGCGGATTATAAAAAGGAACTCATCGGTGAGCGGATGATCACTACACCTGCTCATTTTGCTTATCTCAAGATCTCCGAGGGGTGTAACCGTACCTGCAGTTTTTGTGCTATCCCTTTGATGCGAGGCAAACATGTAAGCAGAACCATAGAAAGCCTGGTGCATGAAGCCACCTTTTTAGCAGACAGGGGCGTCAAGGAATTGATATTGATCGCCCAGGAATTGACTTACTATGGGTTGGATATTTACAAAAAAAGGAAACTCCCCGAATTGTTGAATGCACTGAGCGAAGTGAATGGGATTGAGTGGATCCGGCTACACTATGCTTATCCTTCTAAGTTTCCTGTCGAGATTCTGGATTCGATCGCCCAAAACCCTGTTGTTTGTAAATATTTGGATATGCCCCTACAGCATGCCAGCGACCGGATGCTCGCCATGATGAAGCGCCAAATCACCAAACAAGAAACCATTGATCTGGTCAATACGATTCGGGCCAAAGTACCGGGCATCACCCTGAGGACGACGATGCTGGTTGGATTTCCCGGCGAAAGTGAAGCGGATTTTGAAGAATTATGCCAGTTTA encodes:
- the gyrA gene encoding DNA gyrase subunit A, with translation MAVDKIISVNIEEEMKTAYIDYSMSVIISRALPDVRDGLKPVQRRILYAMSDLGLDYNKPFKKTARIVGEVLGKYHPHGDSSVYEAMVRMGQPWSLRYPLVDKQGNYGSMDGDGPAAMRYTEGRLIRMSSEMLEDLDKNTVDFRPNFDDSLDEPSVLPSKVPNLLLNGASGIAVGMATNMPPHNLTEVVNGIIASLDNPEITIPELMEYVKGPDFPTAGIIYGTEGIKDAFETGRGRIILRGKTEIETVHGHEAIIITEIPYQLSKSTLIAKINELRIQEKIDGIHDVRDESARDELKMRLVVSLKKDAIAQIVLNQLYKYSPLQSSFGVNNIVLVNGRPRLLNLKQIIQEFIKFRLEVIVRRTNFLLKKAQDRSHILEGLLIAIDHLDEVINLIRASATPDEARDQLMARFSLSEIQAKGILALTLRQLTGLERAKLKDEYDELQKMITRYLEILGDVNIQKEIIKEELLEIVSRYGDARRTQISINESEINIEDIIPNEEVVITISHLGYVKRTKVTEYRSQGRGGRGSKGSSTRDEDFIEHLFTATTHAYILLFTQLGKCYWLRTYEIPEAAKTGTGRAIQNIISLPPEDKIRAYISIKDLNDETFINNHYIVLCTKKGVIKKTLLEEFSRPRTSGINAITINEGNELLEARLTNGAHEIIIANKQGRAIRFNESKVRSMGRNAAGVTGMDLAEENDEVIGMICVDPEDKNITILAVSELGSGKRSLLEDYRVTNRGGKGVKTINITDKTGSLVSVKAVTDKDDLMITTKQGITIRMEMEALRVMGRATQGVRLIRLDDNDEIADVAVLAQEEILELEENGALIANDSPIDDIAETNLEAGDHEVDESASEADLVDPTE
- a CDS encoding CofH family radical SAM protein; translated protein: MKESAIGILINHQEQGLIWDKIQAGKRLLPADALYLYEEAPLGLTAAMANWVREQRHEDKTYFNRNIHIEPTNVCIYDCKFCSYSRLIKERNQGWEYTKDQMMDILRTQKDKPITEVHIVGGVLPQYDLDFYIDLFKSIKLEYPHLHIKSLTPVELYYIFKKAKISIEAGLTSLKSAGLDSLPGGGAEIFDDHVRNEICADKCGTEDWLKIHSAWHQLGGRSNATILYGHIETYTHRIDHMDRLRSLQDETGGFQTYIPLKFRNKENQMSHVPEVTSLEDMKNYAVSRLYLDNFDHIKSYWPMLGRDMAQLSLSYGVDDIDGTIDDTTKIYSMAGAEEQNPAMTTEELVQLIQKAGRKAVERDTLYNVVKEWNEPIAAGRLRSYFALPVIEN
- a CDS encoding menaquinone biosynthesis protein yields the protein MPEKYKVAIVNYLNTKPFIEGIRSHPICDLIELIECSPAKCASLYLEHEVDISLVPVGALIGQPFERISDYGIASDGPVSSVCLFSQVPLEGIKTIYLDYQSRTSVMLVRLLSQEYWHIRPNFVQASAGYEQNLSGAEAGLIIGDRALKVKHKYPYVYDLGEAWQSMTGLPFVYAVWLAREETDLDFLKAFNEALSSGVESIPTQVSQWNGPEGCDLVNYFAQNIRYKLDPSYDEGLKTFLRLIEEKVLKGAPAYTEAL
- the rimO gene encoding 30S ribosomal protein S12 methylthiotransferase RimO, translating into MRSKGHQQNKVHVITLGCSKNTVDSENLITQLRHNQYDVDHDASASDANIVIINTCGFIENAKKESIDTILQYAEAKNEGKVDRLLVTGCLSQRYKNELQQEIPEVDAWFGTMDMPALLASLKADYKKELIGERMITTPAHFAYLKISEGCNRTCSFCAIPLMRGKHVSRTIESLVHEATFLADRGVKELILIAQELTYYGLDIYKKRKLPELLNALSEVNGIEWIRLHYAYPSKFPVEILDSIAQNPVVCKYLDMPLQHASDRMLAMMKRQITKQETIDLVNTIRAKVPGITLRTTMLVGFPGESEADFEELCQFIREYKFDRLGVFTYSHEEDTSAYKLEDDIPESVKIARQNKLMEIQREISLEHNLKMVGREMRVIIDRKEKSGYSGRSEADSPEVDQEIHILNKKLKLTAGQFVSVRITEADDYDLIGDIID